From the genome of Adhaeribacter pallidiroseus:
CGGGGCTAATTTTTCAAAAAACAGAGAGCCAACCATTTTACCAGAACGGCAAAGTACTCCCTACCACTTTTTTATACGGGCAAGCCACCACGCACGCGCAAATTGCTTTAAGCCGGTCCACTACCATTGGCATTTACTTTTACCCGCACGTTTTTCCGGAAATTTTCGGGTTTAACGCCCACGAACTTACGAATACCTGTCTGAACGTAGATGAATTAGCCTCCAGCCGGCATTTTTATCTTACAGAGCAATTAATGCAAGCTACCTCCGCAACAGAACAAATCAAATTATTATCGGCTTACTTACTGTCGCAAATTAATTGCCACCACCGGCTAGGCAATGGTTTAATAAACGAGGCAGTAGCCCAAATTGTGAAAACCAAAGGCAATATTGCGGTAAAAGATTTGCAGAAAAACTTACGCCTAACCGAACGCAGCCTGGAACGGAAGTTTAAACAAAATGTAGGTATTTCCCCCAAAATGTTTAGCCGGATTTGCCGTTTCCAAGCCGCTTTAAGCCAGGTAAAAAACTATACCGGTAATAAGCTTTCGGATATTGCCTACGAAAACGAATATGCCGACCAATCGCATTTTATTCGGGAATTCAAGGAGTTTGCTGGTTTCACGCCTTATCAGTTTCAAAAACAACCCAGCTCCGACTTTATTAGCTTACCCGAATTAATCCGGTAATTAATGTCGGTTTTGTTCTATTTTCAGAAAACCTGCTCCTCTATTTTTGTTTTGAACTTAAATAGAACACGTTATGAAAATTGTAATTTTTGGCGCTACCGGTGGTACGGGCCGCCACTTAGTGGAACAAGCTTTAGCCGATGGGCATTCCGTTACCGCCTTTGTCCGTGATCCGGCCAAGCTCCCTTTGAATCACAAAAATTTAAAAATAGTACCCGGCGATGTGCTCCATTATTCTACCGTAGAACCCGCGGTAGTCGGCCAGGAAGCGGTATTATCTGCGCTGGGCTCCGGCACCCAAAAAGATACTTTACGATCCACCGGCACGCGCCACATTATTCAGGCGATGGAAAAGCTCGGCGTAAAACGCTTGGTCTGCGAAACATCCTTGGGTTACGGCGATAGCCGCCAGGTACTCGACCGCACCCCGTTTTATTTTAAATATTTGATTGTACCCTTGCTGCTCCGGCACGGCTTTGCCGACCACGAATTACAGGAAAGCTACATTAAACAAAGCACCTTAGATTGGATTATTGCCCGCCCCGGCAACTTAACCGATGGCCAACGCACGGGCGTGTACCGGCACGGCTTTCCGGCGAATGATCAAAAAATTACCGTTAAAATTTCGCGGGCCGATGTCGCTGATTTTATGCTCAAGCAACTAACGGATAATACTTATTTGCGCCAAACTCCGGGTTTGTCTTATTGATGAGTATTGGCTTAGTGCTGCTGAATGGCTATATTACTTACCGAAAACTACGGCGTTATTAAGTTTTATTTAAAGATAAAACGTAGCGATTACGTTTATCCACAAGTTAGGCGCAATAAAATAATGAAAAGAGTATTACTTATATTTTTATCCTTTTTCCTGGTTTTTATGGCTTGTAATCAATCAACTAAAAATATTAGGAGAAACTCCTCATTAAGCGACTATCCTGAACTAGTAGAAAGATTAGGAAAAAAAGAATTTACACCTCAAAATAATTTCTTTCTTCTGAACAAAGCATCTAATTCAACATGCAAAATTACTTGGGGAAATAGCAGTGGAATAAGAAGCAGTAAAGAGAAGATTGACTTCTACTTAGCTAGAAGATTATATTTCCAATGGGAAAACTCTCAATATTTAATACTTAAAGGTGGGACAGGTTCAGGAGTATGGATTAATTTGGTGTTACCATTCGACAAATTAGAGAAAGTAAAAACCTTTGATAATATGTTGTGCTTTGACGCTGAAAACAATCTAGTTGCTTCTCAATATTACAATGATACCGTTTTAGTGGTTCAAAATTTAAAATCTGACCAAAAGCAGTATATAATCCTTGAAGATACTCCTTGCGGAGCTGCTTCTAATCTTTATTGTATTGACAGTGTAGGTATAAGGAACAAAGAACTTTATCTAAAGTGGACAACTGCAAATCTAGCTAAAGATTCAAGCAGGATATATGAAGAAAAAAGATTCCAAATAAAAATATAATTACATCGCCTAATAAGGTATATATAAAACCCTTGCTGCGCTTCGAGCTTTGCATATACTAACCGTTACAATCAGTAATCTATAGTGCTTTATAAACGTATTGCATGCACCTACCGGATATTGCCCACAATCGGCTCACTAACCAGCAAATTGCCGGCACCAATTGTACTACTCCGCCGGAAATAGTGCAGTGGTTGGGAGCGATACAGGCGCAGGATTATGGCATGGCCAAATGGGCGGTTGGGGTGCGGCTCCCCGGCAGCACCCACCAACACATAGAAGCCGCGCTGGATAATGGCCAAATAATCCGGATGCATATTTTGCGGCCTACCTGGCATTTCGTAGCGGCCCGCGATATCCGGTGGATGCTGGAACTCACGGCACCGCATTTAAAAAGAATGGCGGCTTCTATGAACCGGAAATTAGAGCTGGAAACTGGTGTATTTTTTAAAATTTTTGCTTTGTTAACCCAGGCTCTGGCGGGAGGCCAGCAACTTACCCGCCCGGAAATAATGGCTATTTTGAATCAGGCGGGTATTCGCACGGATGATTTCCGAAGTTCGCATATTATGTTTCAGGCGGAGTTAGAAGGTTTGGTATGTAACGGTGCCCGGCGCGAAAAGCAATTGACGTATGCTTTACTAGACGAAAAAGTACCAACAAGCACCCACTCTTTTACCCGACCTGAAGCTTTAGCCGAACTGGCCAGTCGCTATTTTACCAGTCACGGACCAGCCACTCTGCCGGATTTTGCCTGGTGGAGCGGTTTAAACTTAACGGATGCCCGGTTGGGTTTAGAAGCCATAAAAGCGCAACTCATGTCCGAAACTATAGCGGATCAAACGTATTGGTTTACAGATGCCGCTATTAACCAAAACCCCGCACGGGAGAGCCTTTATTTACTACCCGCATTCGACGAATTTATGGTGAGTTATAAAGACCGGAGTGCTTCCCTGGATTATACTTACGCGAAAGCAGCCATAACGGGTAACGGCATTTTTAAGCCTATTGTGGTGGTAGATGGCAAAGTAGTGGGCACCTGGAAACCCATAATTAAAAAACAGCAGGTATCTTTTGCCTTCCAGTTGTTCAATCCCAGCGATATACTAAACCCAGAACTAGTGCGGCACGCTCAGCAAAAGTTTTTAACTTTCCTGGAATGTGATTCCGTTAAAATTTAAGTATTTAATCAGGTAAAATTTAAAAAATAATCTATCAATGTGTGTTTCGAACTTCCGGGGTCTTTATGGCTCTTTTATTTTTTAACTCCAATGCATTAACAGCACCATGTTTTCCGAAGCCGGACTAACAGACGAACAATTTTAAAAACAGAAGAAATAAACTCGCGTTAGTTTACGCGAAATACCAACTTTTAACCAGCTTTAAAACCAGATGACTTTTCGGCCAACTACCTTTAGTACGTTCATGCTCACTCAGCTATGGATTGCCCTGGCTTTTTTAGGGAGTGTACTTACTTTTTCGGGAGAGGCTACGGTTTCCACTGTTATTCCGGTATCTGGTCCACTTTCCGGGTTAGTAGTTCCGGAATACATTAGCAGCAAAAAAGCCATTTCTTACCGGCAAGCCGTTTTTTTAACAAGTTATCAGGCAGTATTTTCTTACTGCTTTTGCCAATACCAACCAGCCCAAACGGTATTCCGGCATCTTCAATTAAGCTTAATTAAATTAAAATTGGTTACGCGGCTTTACCACCAACTCAAAGCCCAAAATCAGTGTATTTTTTTAAATTTTTCTCTTTCCTATCCCGAAGAGGAAGTACTCGCCCGATTGGCTTAGTACTCCTGTAGGTTAGTTCATCTGGTCGGGGATTCGTAATTCTGCCCGCGTCCGTAACCGGCATTAAGCTCACTCACCCCAAAGAGTACGGCTTGCTCCTGTCAAGTTCAGGGTTTTTATTTCTTGTAGTCCTGGTAGGGTTGCTTCTGGTGCTACTTACCCCTACGGAAGCAATTCTCTTATTTCTAAACCATGAAAAATTAAAAAAAACGATAAAATATTTGGTATTAAGTAAAAGGACCAATTGAAAGCTACATTCCAATATTGAAAATACAAGGTTAAATTACTGCTATTTAATTTATTATATTTTATTTTGTCTTGATACTGGTGTCTTACTACTTGTGTCCATTTACTTATTTGCCTGATTTTTCTAGCCTCTCTGGGTGTTGGTCTCGGAGGGGCCGCTCCTATTTTACCAAAGAATAGATTCCGGTTTATAGATACCATTGCCAAAATTGAGTTAGTGGAAGTACAAACAGCTACCCCAGAAGATCAAGGAGAATTTAAAAACTAACATGATAGCTGGTAAACTAAAAAGCCGTTCCTTAGAAGAAACGGCTTTTTAGTTTTGAATGAAATTTAGCCGGATTTTTAAAAATTAACTTTCTCAATGGTACCGTCGAAAGTTTCGGCAATGAAAAATGTTTTTAAACCACTTTTCTCAATGGAGTTCGGGAAGTTTAAATTATTAACTAAGGCTACATTTTTGTTGGGAGTAGATAAAACCATGCGGCCCGTGTTCGGGATAAATGTTTCGCCGGTCCAGGTTCCGTATTCCAACACTACGGGCTTCCCATCCACTCCTAACTCCATGTCGGTTAAAATAGATAAGCCGGTTTGGTAAACCGACGTTTTCCCGGTTAAGTCAATCTGATAAATCGTTGCTTTTTTAGCCGGGTAAGGATAGCCGGTAAACGTACAAACCAGGAATTTTTCGCCGTCGAAGGTAATGCCGGTAGGTACGGCTTCTACTTGCGCGGGTTCACCTCCCGGATTATTAATTGGGGGAATGGTGGCAAACACACTTAACTTCTTGGTTTTACTATCCCGGCGAATAATGGCGTTAGCGGCCGCATCGGCAATAAATATGTCACCTTCCGGACCAACGGTTAAATTAAAAATATCGGTTTCCTCGGTTTTTAAATGTTTCTTTACCCAAGATCCCACATCTTCATACGCCAGATCGGCGGCTTGCAAGGGTTTATCACCCGGCTGGTAATTCGTAATATCCAGTTTATACAGCCTGCCTTCCACCCCATGCAGCATATACAAAATATTATCTTTCAGGAGCAAGTGATTTAACCCAAAAATAGCGCCTTCGGGGCTCGCCAACGAAGAAAAGCCTTGTACCACGGGGTACACAACGCCCTGTGCGTTAATAAAAACAAGTTCACCGTCGTTTTTGGTGCCGGTACCCGCCTCGGTAACCCACAGTTGCTCCAAAGCGTCGCTTTCTACACCCAATGGAGCCGTTAATCCGGTAACAAAAACATTAGACTTAGGCGACCGCGGCTTAATTTCTTCCACAATGTCGTAAAACTCTTCGCAAGCCGTAGTGCCTAATAACAGAAGTAATACAAATAGGTAAGTAATTTTACTGTGCATAGCTATATTTATTTAAGTGAGAGATTAACTCGAAACAGGAAAATGCTACCGAAAAAATGTAAGTACAACTGGCCGTAAGCAAAGCTTAACTGGTCTTAGCCAAGAAAGTCAGTTTACAAGCCGACTTTTTTAAATTTTAAGATGGGTATAATAAGAATCGCTAAAATTTTCTTCTTTTCACCAGAAGTATGGCACCGCTAAATTAAGTCCGGTACTAAATGGAAGAATGTGGGAACAAATTAAACGTTTATTCCAAGATACTTTAATTTTGCAGGTTAAATTATTCTATGATTCTGAGACAAGCAGGCTCAGGATTTAAAAAACACTAATTTTATTCAAAAATAATAGCTTGGTGGTACCAGAATCCAGGTTTAGGAAGTAGGAAATAACCAAACAAAAAGCCGTTTTGGTAGAAAATCGGCTTTTTGTTTAGTTTATAGAGAAATCTTATTTCAATACGCCTAATTCTTTACCTACTTCGGTAAAAGCCAGAATAGCTTTATCTAGGTGCTCTTGGGTGTGCGCGGCCGATAATTGTACCCGGATGCGGGACTTGCCTTGTGGTACTACCGGGTAGTAAAAGCCAATGA
Proteins encoded in this window:
- a CDS encoding helix-turn-helix domain-containing protein gives rise to the protein MPYHYLPPPEPLKNYIRFFWILENKDSSADLKTFTIMADGCPGLIFQKTESQPFYQNGKVLPTTFLYGQATTHAQIALSRSTTIGIYFYPHVFPEIFGFNAHELTNTCLNVDELASSRHFYLTEQLMQATSATEQIKLLSAYLLSQINCHHRLGNGLINEAVAQIVKTKGNIAVKDLQKNLRLTERSLERKFKQNVGISPKMFSRICRFQAALSQVKNYTGNKLSDIAYENEYADQSHFIREFKEFAGFTPYQFQKQPSSDFISLPELIR
- a CDS encoding NAD(P)-dependent oxidoreductase, yielding MKIVIFGATGGTGRHLVEQALADGHSVTAFVRDPAKLPLNHKNLKIVPGDVLHYSTVEPAVVGQEAVLSALGSGTQKDTLRSTGTRHIIQAMEKLGVKRLVCETSLGYGDSRQVLDRTPFYFKYLIVPLLLRHGFADHELQESYIKQSTLDWIIARPGNLTDGQRTGVYRHGFPANDQKITVKISRADVADFMLKQLTDNTYLRQTPGLSY
- a CDS encoding winged helix DNA-binding domain-containing protein, which translates into the protein MHLPDIAHNRLTNQQIAGTNCTTPPEIVQWLGAIQAQDYGMAKWAVGVRLPGSTHQHIEAALDNGQIIRMHILRPTWHFVAARDIRWMLELTAPHLKRMAASMNRKLELETGVFFKIFALLTQALAGGQQLTRPEIMAILNQAGIRTDDFRSSHIMFQAELEGLVCNGARREKQLTYALLDEKVPTSTHSFTRPEALAELASRYFTSHGPATLPDFAWWSGLNLTDARLGLEAIKAQLMSETIADQTYWFTDAAINQNPARESLYLLPAFDEFMVSYKDRSASLDYTYAKAAITGNGIFKPIVVVDGKVVGTWKPIIKKQQVSFAFQLFNPSDILNPELVRHAQQKFLTFLECDSVKI
- a CDS encoding ScyD/ScyE family protein — encoded protein: MHSKITYLFVLLLLLGTTACEEFYDIVEEIKPRSPKSNVFVTGLTAPLGVESDALEQLWVTEAGTGTKNDGELVFINAQGVVYPVVQGFSSLASPEGAIFGLNHLLLKDNILYMLHGVEGRLYKLDITNYQPGDKPLQAADLAYEDVGSWVKKHLKTEETDIFNLTVGPEGDIFIADAAANAIIRRDSKTKKLSVFATIPPINNPGGEPAQVEAVPTGITFDGEKFLVCTFTGYPYPAKKATIYQIDLTGKTSVYQTGLSILTDMELGVDGKPVVLEYGTWTGETFIPNTGRMVLSTPNKNVALVNNLNFPNSIEKSGLKTFFIAETFDGTIEKVNF